Sequence from the Desulfovibrio sp. UIB00 genome:
CAACTGCGGAGCCGTCAACATCCTGAGGGTAAAACTTTGACTGGTATTCGGTGATCAGGCTGGGGAGATCCTGCTTCTGCTTGTAAACTACCTTGCACTCAAGGGTGAGGGGCAGCTCCTTAATGGCGGGCACAGAAACAAGTTCTGAGTCCACAAGAGTCAGGCCTGCTTCAGAAATCTTGTCTAGGTTGCGTCCGCATTTGGAGCCGCAAATGCCGAGAATTTTTTTGCTGTATTCGCCAAAGGGCACATTGACCGTAAATTCTGGATTTTTATCCAGCAATTCGCGTGTAAAGCGGTGCTCGCGCACATAGGCCACAAATACCGG
This genomic interval carries:
- a CDS encoding flavin reductase family protein → MERKKIIVAEYAKNILEALPKGILLTSKADGRVNSMTIGWGTLGIDWSSPVFVAYVREHRFTRELLDKNPEFTVNVPFGEYSKKILGICGSKCGRNLDKISEAGLTLVDSELVSVPAIKELPLTLECKVVYKQKQDLPSLITEYQSKFYPQDVDGSAVGANRDAHIAYYGEIVSAYILQ